Proteins found in one Paenibacillus sp. FSL R10-2782 genomic segment:
- the dnaA gene encoding chromosomal replication initiator protein DnaA — MDSHTSELWQQILSIIQTKLSKPSYDTWFKATKAAKLNDHSIVISAPTTFAVEWLESRYTKLVGATVYEILGKQLEVKFVIEENKPAEFDLQQQPQQQPVIHEEAVSHMLNPKYTFDTFVIGSGNRFAHAASLAVAEAPAKAYNPLFLYGGVGLGKTHLMHAIGHYILEHNPASKVVYLSSEKFTNEFINAIRDNRGESFRNKYRNIDILLIDDIQFIAGKESTQEEFFHTFNALHEERKQIIISSDRPPKEIPTLEERLRSRFEWGLITDIQPPDLETRIAILRKKARAENLDIPNEAMMYIANQIDTNIRELEGALIRVVAYSSLTNQDVTSHLAAEALKDIIPSSRPKMITIQDIQHQVGEFYNLRLEDFKARKRTKAVAFPRQIAMYLSRELTDYSLPKIGEAFGGRDHTTVIHAHEKISKSIQVDQELFKVINSLIEKIKNPT, encoded by the coding sequence GTGGACAGCCATACCTCTGAACTATGGCAGCAAATTCTATCCATCATACAAACCAAGCTGAGTAAGCCGAGTTACGACACTTGGTTTAAGGCTACCAAGGCAGCGAAACTGAATGACCACTCCATTGTGATTTCTGCACCGACAACTTTTGCCGTGGAATGGCTTGAAAGCCGCTATACCAAGCTAGTCGGGGCAACGGTTTATGAAATTTTGGGCAAGCAGCTGGAGGTCAAGTTCGTCATTGAAGAGAACAAGCCCGCCGAGTTCGATCTCCAGCAACAACCTCAGCAGCAGCCGGTCATACATGAAGAAGCCGTGTCCCATATGCTGAATCCCAAATATACATTCGATACGTTCGTCATCGGATCGGGGAACCGTTTTGCCCATGCAGCATCGCTGGCCGTCGCCGAGGCGCCGGCCAAAGCTTACAACCCGCTGTTTCTGTACGGCGGCGTAGGTCTGGGCAAAACGCATCTGATGCACGCCATCGGGCATTATATTTTGGAGCACAACCCGGCCAGCAAGGTGGTATATTTGTCATCTGAGAAGTTTACTAACGAATTTATTAATGCCATCCGGGACAACCGTGGTGAAAGCTTCCGGAACAAATATCGTAATATTGATATTTTGCTCATCGATGATATTCAGTTTATTGCAGGCAAGGAGTCGACGCAGGAGGAATTTTTTCACACGTTCAATGCGCTTCATGAGGAACGCAAACAAATTATTATATCAAGCGATCGTCCGCCTAAAGAGATCCCAACGCTGGAGGAACGGCTGCGTTCCCGCTTTGAGTGGGGATTGATTACGGATATTCAGCCGCCGGATCTGGAAACGCGAATTGCAATTCTTCGGAAAAAGGCGCGAGCGGAAAACCTGGATATTCCCAATGAGGCCATGATGTATATCGCCAACCAGATTGATACGAACATCCGTGAGCTGGAAGGGGCGCTGATTCGCGTCGTTGCCTATTCCTCGCTGACCAATCAGGATGTGACAAGTCATCTCGCGGCCGAGGCGTTAAAGGATATTATTCCTTCCAGTCGTCCCAAAATGATTACCATTCAGGATATACAGCATCAAGTCGGGGAATTTTACAATCTGCGCCTGGAGGATTTCAAAGCACGCAAGCGGACAAAGGCGGTGGCTTTTCCACGGCAGATCGCTATGTACCTGTCCCGTGAGCTAACCGACTATTCTTTGCCGAAAATTGGAGAAGCCTTCGGTGGACGCGACCATACAACCGTCATTCATGCGCACGAAAAAATCTCCAAATCCATTCAAGTGGATCAGGAGCTGTTCAAAGTTATCAACAGCCTAATTGAAAAAATCAAAAATCCAACCTGA
- the dnaN gene encoding DNA polymerase III subunit beta: MKISILKNVLNEAIQHVSKAISSRTTIPILSGIKLDVNHQGVTLTASDTDISIQSFIPMEDGDQTVVQVEQPGSVVLPAKFFVEIIKKLPSQEIRMEVKDHFQTFISSGATEIQMVGLDPEEFPVLPSIEENQVISVPGDLLKNMIKQTVFSISTHETTPILTGVLWNLAEDELKFVATDRHRLATRSARLETSEGLRFSNVVIAGKTLNELSKIIPDQNILVDIVVADNQVLFKIDRVLFYSRILDGTYPDTSRIIPTSYKTELIVDTKSLSESIDRAYLLSREEKTNIVKMQSLENGGLEISSSSSELGKVREEVTVSKFEGEPLKISFNSKYMLDVLKVIDSEQLTIAFTGIMSPIILKPADSSNALYIILPYRTTN; the protein is encoded by the coding sequence ATGAAGATCAGCATTTTGAAAAACGTATTGAACGAGGCTATACAACATGTATCCAAGGCCATATCAAGTCGGACCACGATTCCAATTTTGAGTGGTATTAAGCTGGATGTGAATCATCAGGGAGTAACGTTGACTGCCAGTGATACCGACATCTCCATTCAATCCTTTATTCCTATGGAGGATGGTGACCAAACTGTCGTTCAAGTTGAACAACCGGGAAGTGTTGTACTGCCAGCCAAGTTCTTTGTCGAAATTATCAAGAAGCTGCCGTCTCAGGAGATCCGTATGGAGGTAAAAGACCATTTCCAAACCTTCATCTCATCCGGTGCAACCGAAATTCAGATGGTGGGTCTGGACCCTGAGGAATTCCCGGTGCTTCCAAGCATTGAAGAAAATCAGGTCATCTCTGTACCAGGCGATTTGCTCAAGAACATGATTAAGCAGACCGTTTTCTCCATTTCCACCCACGAAACGACACCTATTTTGACAGGGGTATTGTGGAATTTGGCTGAGGACGAATTGAAATTTGTAGCAACGGACCGCCACCGCCTCGCCACCCGAAGCGCCCGTTTGGAAACGTCTGAAGGCTTGCGTTTCAGCAATGTTGTCATTGCAGGTAAAACGTTGAACGAACTGAGCAAAATTATTCCGGATCAAAATATACTTGTGGATATCGTCGTAGCAGACAACCAGGTATTATTCAAAATTGACCGGGTTCTGTTTTATTCCCGCATTTTGGACGGAACGTATCCGGATACTTCTAGAATTATTCCAACCTCCTACAAAACAGAACTGATTGTGGATACAAAAAGTTTGAGCGAATCCATCGACCGTGCTTATTTGCTGTCCCGTGAGGAAAAAACGAATATTGTAAAAATGCAGTCGCTGGAAAACGGCGGCTTGGAGATTTCCTCCAGCTCCTCTGAGCTGGGTAAAGTACGCGAGGAAGTCACAGTCTCCAAATTTGAGGGAGAGCCGCTCAAAATCTCGTTCAATTCGAAATATATGCTTGATGTGCTGAAGGTGATTGACAGCGAGCAACTGACGATTGCTTTTACCGGCATTATGAGCCCCATCATTTTAAAACCGGCGGACTCCAGCAATGCGCTGTACATCATCCTGCCATATCGCACCACCAACTAA
- the yaaA gene encoding S4 domain-containing protein YaaA — MKRISIQTEYIKLDQFLKLADCVSTGGMAKALLQEGQVRVNGEPEERRGRKLYPGDTVEVEDNGSFEITAGA, encoded by the coding sequence TTGAAACGGATATCTATACAGACCGAATACATCAAGCTCGATCAATTTTTAAAATTAGCCGATTGTGTTTCTACAGGAGGAATGGCCAAAGCTCTGTTGCAGGAGGGGCAAGTTCGTGTCAACGGTGAGCCGGAAGAACGACGCGGAAGAAAACTGTACCCGGGCGATACCGTAGAAGTAGAGGACAACGGAAGTTTCGAGATCACGGCAGGAGCATGA
- the recF gene encoding DNA replication/repair protein RecF: MFVNNIVLQQYRNYEQLELNEFGPVNLLIGQNAQGKTNLVEAIFVLALTKSHRTSRDKELISFGATSTHIAADVDKKYGKIRLDLSLSTQGKKAKINGLEQRKLSDFIGSLNVVMFAPEDLEIVKGTPGVRRRFLDMEIGQVAPGYLYHLQQYQKVLVQRNNLLKQAWGKDMASVQLMLEVWNEQLVEHGVKIVKKRKQFITKLQKWAQAIHEGITGGAEELKLTYVPSFSEPEEEDEAVLLERFMIKLSQMREQEIRRGMTLAGPHRDDLAFAINGREVHTYGSQGQQRTTALSLKLAEIELIHEEIGEYPVLLLDDVLSELDPYRQTQLIETFQSKVQTFITATGIETLNAERLKDASIYHVHDGHVEH; this comes from the coding sequence GTGTTTGTGAACAACATTGTTTTGCAGCAATATCGGAACTATGAACAGCTGGAGCTGAATGAATTTGGGCCCGTTAATTTGCTGATCGGACAAAATGCGCAGGGCAAAACGAATCTGGTAGAGGCGATTTTTGTCCTGGCTTTGACCAAAAGCCACCGGACGTCGCGCGACAAGGAGTTGATCTCTTTCGGGGCTACCTCGACTCACATTGCTGCGGATGTAGATAAGAAATACGGAAAAATCAGGCTGGATCTGTCGTTATCCACACAAGGAAAAAAAGCGAAGATCAACGGATTGGAGCAGCGAAAGCTAAGCGACTTTATCGGTTCGCTGAATGTCGTTATGTTTGCACCTGAGGATTTGGAAATCGTCAAGGGAACGCCGGGGGTTCGCCGCCGGTTTCTTGACATGGAAATTGGACAGGTTGCTCCAGGATATCTGTACCATTTGCAGCAATACCAGAAAGTGCTGGTCCAGCGTAACAATCTGCTCAAGCAAGCTTGGGGCAAAGATATGGCTTCCGTACAGCTCATGCTGGAGGTTTGGAATGAGCAACTTGTTGAGCACGGTGTTAAAATTGTTAAAAAGCGGAAACAATTTATAACAAAGCTGCAAAAGTGGGCTCAGGCCATTCATGAAGGGATCACTGGAGGAGCTGAAGAGTTAAAATTGACCTATGTTCCCTCCTTCAGCGAGCCGGAGGAAGAAGATGAAGCTGTCTTATTGGAGCGATTTATGATAAAGTTATCCCAAATGAGGGAACAGGAAATCCGCCGTGGTATGACTTTGGCAGGACCCCATCGTGATGATTTGGCCTTTGCCATTAACGGCAGGGAAGTGCATACGTATGGCTCTCAGGGGCAGCAGCGGACGACTGCCCTGTCCTTGAAGCTGGCTGAAATTGAATTAATCCATGAGGAAATTGGTGAATATCCTGTCCTGCTGCTGGATGATGTTCTATCCGAACTGGACCCCTACCGTCAGACCCAACTGATCGAGACCTTCCAGAGCAAGGTGCAGACCTTTATCACGGCAACCGGTATTGAGACCTTGAATGCAGAACGGCTCAAGGATGCCAGTATTTACCACGTCCACGACGGGCATGTGGAACACTAA
- a CDS encoding extracellular matrix/biofilm biosynthesis regulator RemA family protein, producing MYIHLGGEKIIRSSELVAIFDISIEKSSKISKQYVNHAQQQKHVEMIGEEEAKSIVVTQNTVYYSPISSTTLKKRANQFVANA from the coding sequence ATGTATATTCATCTGGGTGGAGAAAAAATCATCCGCTCGTCAGAGCTTGTGGCTATTTTCGATATCTCGATTGAAAAATCCTCTAAAATCTCCAAGCAGTACGTGAACCACGCCCAACAGCAAAAGCATGTCGAGATGATTGGTGAAGAGGAAGCCAAGTCCATCGTGGTGACTCAAAATACGGTGTATTATTCCCCCATCTCCTCAACAACTCTCAAAAAGCGGGCAAACCAGTTTGTTGCCAATGCTTAA
- the gyrB gene encoding DNA topoisomerase (ATP-hydrolyzing) subunit B produces MSMNQPSYDAGEIQVLEGLEAVRKRPGMYIGSTSAKGLHHLVWEVVDNSIDEALAGYCDSIQVVVHEDNSVTVTDNGRGIPVSEHAKMKKSALEVVMTVLHAGGKFGGGGYKVSGGLHGVGVSVVNALSSKMIVHVKRDGHVYEQEYHRGAPQYDVRVIGDTDETGTQTTFYPDDQIFTETTVYDYDTLQTRIRELAFLNKGIAISLTDERTGASDTFHYEGGISEYVQFLNQKREALHEQPIYVEGSRDMIQVEVALQYNDSYTENIYSFANNINTHEGGTHESGFKSALTRIINDYARKNGFIKDNTANLTGDDVREGLTAIISVKIPEPQFEGQTKTKLGNSEVRGIVESLFAEKLQEFLEENPSVSRRVVDKSLQAARAREAARKARELTRRKSALEISSLPGKLADCSSKDASISELYIVEGDSAGGSAKQGRDRHFQAILPIRGKILNVEKARLDRILSSDEIRSMVTAMGTGIGDDFDIAKARYHKVIIMTDADVDGAHIRTLLLTFFYRYLRKIIDAGYVYIAQPPLFKVERNKVVRYANSEAERDAIISEFGENAKYNVQRYKGLGEMNATQLWETTMDPESRTMLQVTISDAMLADTMFDTLMGDNVEPRRDFIQEHAKYVKNLDV; encoded by the coding sequence ATGTCTATGAATCAACCGTCTTATGATGCGGGTGAGATTCAGGTCCTGGAGGGCCTGGAGGCGGTTCGGAAACGTCCCGGGATGTATATCGGTTCCACCAGTGCCAAAGGGCTCCATCATCTGGTCTGGGAAGTTGTGGACAACAGCATTGACGAAGCGCTGGCAGGCTATTGTGACAGCATTCAAGTTGTCGTTCACGAAGATAACAGCGTCACCGTTACAGATAACGGACGCGGTATTCCGGTAAGCGAACACGCCAAAATGAAAAAATCTGCGCTGGAAGTAGTCATGACTGTACTTCACGCAGGTGGTAAATTCGGAGGTGGGGGGTACAAGGTATCCGGCGGTCTGCACGGCGTTGGTGTATCCGTAGTGAACGCCCTCTCCAGCAAAATGATCGTTCACGTTAAACGGGATGGACATGTGTATGAGCAGGAGTACCATCGTGGTGCTCCGCAGTATGATGTCAGAGTCATTGGCGATACGGACGAAACCGGTACCCAAACGACGTTTTACCCGGACGATCAAATTTTTACAGAAACGACTGTATATGACTATGATACGCTCCAAACGCGGATTCGTGAGCTGGCTTTCCTGAACAAAGGAATTGCGATTAGCCTGACTGATGAACGGACTGGCGCCAGTGATACGTTCCACTACGAGGGCGGAATCAGTGAATACGTACAATTTCTGAATCAGAAAAGAGAAGCGCTTCATGAGCAACCGATCTATGTCGAAGGCTCACGCGATATGATTCAAGTCGAAGTTGCGCTGCAATATAACGACAGCTATACCGAAAATATTTATTCTTTCGCCAACAACATCAACACCCATGAAGGCGGCACCCACGAATCTGGCTTCAAGAGCGCATTGACCCGGATCATTAACGATTATGCACGCAAAAATGGCTTTATCAAGGACAACACGGCCAACTTGACGGGTGACGATGTGCGTGAAGGACTGACAGCGATTATCTCCGTCAAAATCCCGGAACCACAGTTTGAAGGTCAGACCAAAACGAAGCTGGGTAACAGTGAGGTACGCGGGATTGTCGAATCCCTGTTCGCAGAGAAACTTCAGGAATTTCTGGAGGAAAATCCGTCTGTCTCGCGCCGCGTTGTTGATAAATCATTACAAGCAGCCCGTGCTCGTGAGGCTGCACGGAAAGCGCGTGAGCTGACTCGTCGTAAAAGTGCGCTGGAAATCAGCTCTCTCCCAGGTAAGCTGGCAGACTGTTCTTCCAAGGATGCGTCGATTAGCGAACTGTACATCGTTGAAGGCGATTCAGCGGGCGGATCGGCCAAGCAAGGCCGTGATCGTCACTTTCAGGCTATTTTGCCTATTCGCGGTAAAATCCTGAATGTCGAGAAGGCACGTTTGGATCGTATTTTGTCCAGTGATGAAATTCGGTCAATGGTAACGGCTATGGGAACGGGGATTGGCGACGATTTTGATATTGCTAAAGCTCGTTATCACAAGGTCATTATCATGACCGATGCGGACGTCGATGGAGCCCATATTCGGACGCTATTGCTGACATTTTTCTATCGGTACTTGCGTAAAATTATTGACGCCGGTTATGTCTATATTGCTCAGCCGCCGCTGTTTAAGGTAGAGCGCAATAAGGTCGTACGTTATGCAAACTCTGAAGCCGAACGTGATGCTATCATCAGTGAATTCGGAGAAAATGCGAAGTACAACGTACAGCGTTATAAAGGCCTGGGTGAAATGAACGCAACCCAGTTGTGGGAAACGACAATGGACCCTGAGAGCCGTACAATGCTTCAAGTTACCATCAGTGATGCCATGCTGGCTGATACGATGTTCGATACCCTAATGGGCGATAATGTTGAACCGCGTCGCGACTTTATTCAGGAGCACGCCAAGTACGTGAAAAATCTTGATGTTTAA
- a CDS encoding YheC/YheD family protein, translating into MSIQRVSSKWTKTNIILPNSMLSAYVPETRLYAMEHLNEMLALYGTVYIKPDNGTYGKGVMRAERLTEPLPPNEEGIIGERTWYILRYEVETHTFENLEDLHKAVSHRIRKRPYLIQRGIPLLHHDARPFDLRVLTQMNLRKQWETTLIIGRVAAPDKVVTNHHSGGTTRFFNELVAPYLDVKEAVRLEQKLSKMGERVAWQLQKRYPRLKEIGLDIGLDQQIYPWILEVNTRPAIKVFSSLPNKSLYHKIFRYAVGYGRYTASTGKPARTKKKA; encoded by the coding sequence TTGTCTATTCAACGAGTATCCAGTAAGTGGACCAAAACAAATATCATTCTCCCCAATTCAATGTTGTCCGCTTATGTACCGGAAACACGTTTGTATGCAATGGAGCATTTGAATGAAATGCTGGCATTGTACGGAACCGTCTATATTAAGCCGGATAACGGTACTTATGGGAAAGGGGTTATGCGGGCAGAGAGACTCACTGAACCACTTCCGCCGAATGAAGAGGGAATTATCGGAGAAAGAACGTGGTACATCCTCCGTTATGAGGTAGAGACCCATACCTTCGAAAATCTGGAAGACCTGCATAAAGCAGTTTCTCACCGCATACGGAAGCGTCCCTATCTAATTCAACGAGGAATCCCCCTTCTTCATCATGATGCACGACCCTTTGATCTACGAGTATTAACGCAGATGAACTTAAGAAAGCAATGGGAAACGACGCTCATCATAGGGCGTGTTGCTGCTCCCGACAAAGTCGTCACCAATCATCACAGCGGAGGCACAACACGCTTTTTCAATGAACTGGTAGCTCCATATCTGGATGTAAAGGAAGCGGTACGGCTGGAGCAAAAGCTATCGAAAATGGGCGAGCGGGTAGCTTGGCAGTTGCAAAAGAGGTATCCCCGCTTGAAGGAAATTGGTTTGGATATAGGACTGGATCAGCAAATCTATCCGTGGATTTTGGAAGTGAATACGAGGCCAGCCATTAAGGTGTTCTCTTCCCTGCCCAACAAAAGCCTATATCATAAAATATTCAGGTATGCTGTAGGCTACGGCCGTTATACAGCATCCACGGGTAAGCCTGCACGCACTAAGAAAAAGGCGTAA
- the gyrA gene encoding DNA gyrase subunit A yields MADQKNSQIINRDIGVEMRESFMDYAMSIIVSRALPDVRDGLKPVHRRILFAMSELGMSPDKPYKKSARIVGEVIGKYHPHGDTAVYDTMVRMAQDFSLRYMLVDGHGNFGSVDGDMAAAMRYTEARLSKIAMEMLRDLNKETVDFMPNYDGEENEPVVLPARYPNLLVNGVGGIAVGMATNIPPHNLGEVIDGVQALIENPDITPMELMDYIQGPDFPTAGYILGRSGIRQAYQTGRGSVTMRAKTTIEEIGNKARIIVHELPYQVNKARLVEKVAELVRDKRIEGITDLRDESDRTGMRVVMELRRDVNPNVVLNNLFKHTAMQSTFGINMLAIVNNEPKILNLKDVLYHYLKHQVEVIRRRTEFDLKKAEARAHILEGLRTALDHLDEVIALIRSSQTAEAAREGLIERFSLSHEQAQAILDMRLQRLTGLEREKIENEYNELLQKIAEYREILANEHLVLNIISEELNELRGRFADERRTEITVGEESILDEDLIPREDVIITVTHTGYIKRLPVTTYRSQKRGGRGVVGMDTKDEDFVEHLFITNSHHHLLFFTDKGKVYRIKAYEIPDLSRTARGTPIINLIQIEQGESINAVIPIEEFVEDSYLFFATQQGIIKKTPLDNYANIRKGGLIAINLREDDALIEVKLTDGQQEMIIGTAQGMSIRFPESDVRSMGRSATGVKGITLDKSDAVIGMDIVDTSLDILIVTAKGYGKRTPVVDYRIQSRGGKGIKTINVTDKNGPVVGLKVVKTEEDLMIITASGTLIRTSMEEISTMGRNTQGVRLINIREDDSVATVCRANKNEEQDELLDELLDEQNPNLEVGEGASPSTDDSALGTDVEGTQGNDSEPSEDA; encoded by the coding sequence ATGGCGGATCAAAAAAACTCGCAAATCATCAACAGGGATATCGGAGTGGAAATGCGCGAATCCTTTATGGATTATGCCATGAGTATTATTGTTAGCCGTGCCTTGCCTGATGTGCGGGACGGACTGAAGCCGGTACACCGACGTATTTTGTTTGCGATGTCCGAGCTAGGCATGTCGCCAGACAAGCCATACAAAAAATCGGCAAGAATCGTCGGTGAAGTTATCGGTAAATATCACCCTCATGGTGATACGGCCGTATACGATACGATGGTTCGGATGGCGCAGGATTTTTCCTTGCGTTATATGCTGGTGGACGGACACGGTAACTTTGGCTCCGTTGATGGAGATATGGCGGCTGCGATGCGTTACACGGAAGCACGATTGTCGAAGATCGCGATGGAAATGCTGCGTGATCTGAACAAAGAGACCGTTGATTTTATGCCGAACTACGATGGGGAGGAGAACGAGCCGGTCGTGTTGCCTGCACGTTATCCTAACTTGCTGGTGAACGGTGTCGGCGGGATTGCGGTCGGAATGGCTACTAATATTCCTCCGCATAACTTAGGAGAGGTTATTGACGGTGTACAAGCACTGATTGAGAACCCTGACATTACACCGATGGAACTGATGGATTATATTCAAGGGCCGGATTTCCCGACAGCAGGCTATATCTTGGGACGCTCGGGCATTCGTCAGGCATACCAGACCGGCCGCGGATCTGTAACTATGCGTGCGAAGACCACCATAGAAGAGATTGGCAATAAAGCACGGATTATCGTGCATGAGCTGCCTTACCAAGTAAATAAGGCTCGTTTGGTCGAAAAAGTTGCTGAATTAGTACGTGACAAACGTATTGAGGGTATCACCGATCTGCGGGATGAATCAGACCGTACGGGCATGCGTGTCGTTATGGAGTTGCGCAGGGATGTGAACCCGAACGTTGTTCTGAACAATTTGTTCAAGCATACGGCAATGCAGTCCACTTTCGGTATCAATATGCTCGCAATTGTAAATAACGAGCCGAAGATTCTGAACCTGAAAGATGTCTTGTATCATTACCTCAAGCATCAGGTTGAAGTCATTCGTCGTCGTACAGAATTTGATCTAAAAAAAGCCGAGGCCAGAGCACACATTCTGGAAGGCTTGCGCACTGCCCTTGACCATCTGGACGAGGTCATTGCATTAATTCGTTCCTCACAGACCGCAGAAGCAGCACGTGAAGGATTGATTGAACGGTTCTCGCTGTCTCACGAGCAGGCTCAGGCCATTCTGGATATGCGTCTGCAACGCCTGACTGGCTTGGAACGTGAGAAGATCGAGAACGAATACAATGAGTTGTTGCAAAAGATTGCGGAATACCGCGAAATTTTGGCCAACGAGCATCTGGTGCTTAACATTATCAGCGAAGAGCTTAATGAGCTAAGAGGGCGTTTCGCAGATGAACGCCGTACTGAAATTACAGTGGGTGAAGAGAGTATTCTGGACGAGGATCTTATTCCGCGTGAGGATGTTATCATTACTGTAACCCATACCGGATATATTAAGCGTCTTCCCGTGACTACTTATCGTAGTCAAAAACGTGGCGGTCGTGGTGTAGTGGGGATGGATACCAAGGATGAGGATTTCGTAGAGCATCTGTTCATTACGAATTCACATCATCATTTGTTATTCTTCACCGACAAGGGGAAAGTATATCGGATTAAGGCCTATGAGATTCCTGATCTGAGCAGGACAGCCCGGGGGACACCGATCATTAACCTGATTCAAATTGAGCAGGGTGAGTCGATCAATGCGGTCATTCCAATTGAGGAATTTGTAGAGGACAGCTACCTGTTCTTTGCTACTCAGCAAGGGATTATCAAGAAGACACCGCTCGATAACTACGCTAATATCCGTAAGGGCGGCTTGATTGCTATCAACCTGCGTGAGGATGATGCCCTGATCGAAGTGAAGCTGACCGATGGACAGCAGGAAATGATCATTGGTACGGCGCAAGGTATGTCTATTCGCTTCCCTGAGAGTGATGTACGTTCCATGGGTCGTAGTGCTACTGGGGTTAAAGGTATTACTCTCGACAAGAGTGACGCTGTAATAGGCATGGATATTGTTGATACTAGCCTGGATATCCTGATCGTAACGGCCAAAGGATATGGCAAACGTACGCCTGTAGTGGATTACCGTATTCAAAGCCGTGGAGGTAAGGGGATCAAGACGATTAACGTCACAGATAAAAATGGTCCAGTTGTCGGCCTCAAGGTTGTAAAAACCGAAGAGGATCTAATGATCATTACAGCCAGCGGAACTTTGATTCGGACCAGCATGGAAGAAATTTCGACGATGGGTCGGAATACACAAGGGGTAAGGTTGATCAACATCCGCGAAGATGATTCAGTTGCTACCGTTTGTCGTGCGAACAAGAATGAGGAGCAAGATGAATTGCTAGATGAACTGCTTGATGAGCAGAATCCTAACCTAGAAGTTGGTGAGGGTGCATCTCCATCAACAGATGATTCAGCCCTTGGGACGGATGTAGAAGGAACACAAGGTAACGATTCGGAGCCTTCTGAAGACGCATAA
- a CDS encoding HD-GYP domain-containing protein, which translates to MTTVSVSELKAGLRLQSDVFTEMGSLLLPKGRILLPRDLEILQAFLIQQVEVGPDGLEKAGEDHATARVGAPESQFPSLEERDESVLFQEEYDKMVMLVKNAFQSVLVSNLSIYELRGQLEALLVYIQRYNVMTYSPRAMIEVDYIFHNAVLTSLTSYSIAQWIGLPQKDWMQVAFAGLLHDIGNAKMDPDILYKPSTLTWEEQEEIRQHTSLGYQLLKNVKAINEGVRLAALQHHEKVDGTGYPLRLKGEQIHIYAKIVGVADVFHAMTLEKTYRPAQSPYLVLEQIKSESFGKLDPGVVQVFIQKLTQFNNGTKVRLNDSRTGEIIFADRDHPTRPLVQVNGEIVNLMLQRELYIECIVT; encoded by the coding sequence ATGACAACAGTTTCCGTATCCGAATTAAAAGCAGGACTAAGATTGCAAAGCGACGTATTTACTGAAATGGGCAGCTTGCTGCTTCCGAAGGGCCGTATTCTGCTACCGCGTGATTTGGAGATTTTACAAGCGTTCCTGATCCAGCAAGTAGAAGTAGGGCCTGATGGTTTGGAAAAAGCTGGTGAAGATCATGCTACTGCCCGAGTTGGAGCGCCTGAATCGCAATTCCCTTCGCTAGAGGAGCGAGATGAGTCCGTTTTATTTCAGGAAGAGTACGACAAAATGGTGATGCTCGTGAAAAATGCGTTCCAATCGGTACTCGTATCTAATTTATCCATATATGAGTTGCGGGGGCAGCTGGAAGCCTTGCTGGTATACATCCAGCGCTATAATGTAATGACATATTCTCCGCGTGCCATGATTGAAGTTGATTATATTTTTCATAATGCGGTCCTAACCTCTCTGACCTCGTATTCTATTGCTCAATGGATTGGCTTGCCCCAAAAGGACTGGATGCAGGTTGCTTTTGCCGGATTACTCCATGATATTGGGAATGCTAAAATGGACCCGGACATTCTGTACAAGCCTTCTACATTAACGTGGGAGGAGCAGGAAGAAATTCGACAGCATACCTCATTAGGCTACCAATTACTCAAAAATGTGAAGGCCATTAATGAAGGAGTACGTCTGGCAGCTCTTCAGCATCATGAGAAAGTGGATGGTACCGGATATCCATTGCGACTCAAAGGGGAGCAAATTCATATTTACGCTAAAATCGTTGGAGTGGCTGATGTATTCCATGCCATGACGCTGGAGAAGACCTACCGACCAGCACAATCCCCGTATCTGGTACTGGAGCAAATCAAATCGGAATCCTTTGGTAAGCTGGACCCGGGTGTTGTACAGGTTTTCATCCAAAAGCTTACTCAATTCAATAACGGAACCAAGGTGCGTCTCAATGATAGCCGTACAGGGGAAATCATATTTGCCGATCGAGACCATCCGACACGTCCGTTGGTGCAGGTAAACGGAGAAATCGTTAACTTAATGCTTCAAAGAGAGCTTTATATTGAGTGTATTGTTACTTAA
- a CDS encoding sigma factor G inhibitor Gin yields MHDQGGHRCIICGQHKHEGIFIVSEFICDACEAEMVRTDATDAKYHFFIDQLKQIWIQKNA; encoded by the coding sequence ATGCATGATCAAGGCGGCCACCGCTGCATTATATGCGGACAACACAAGCATGAAGGCATCTTTATCGTTTCCGAGTTCATCTGCGATGCGTGTGAAGCTGAAATGGTACGTACGGATGCGACAGACGCCAAATATCATTTTTTTATTGATCAACTAAAGCAAATTTGGATACAGAAAAATGCATAA